In Nicotiana tabacum cultivar K326 chromosome 17, ASM71507v2, whole genome shotgun sequence, one DNA window encodes the following:
- the LOC107775977 gene encoding rac-like GTP-binding protein RAC13, translating into MTTARFIKCVTVGDGAVGKTCMLISYTSNTFPTDYVPTVFDNFSANVVVDGSTVNLGLWDTAGQEDYNRLRPLSYRGADVFLLAFSLISKASYENIYKKWIPELRHYAPTIPIVLVGTKLDLREDKQYLSDHPGATPIATSQGEELKKMIGAVAYTECSSKTQQNVKTVFDTAIKVALRPPKMKKRPQKRRTLCAIL; encoded by the exons ATGACTACTGCTAGATTTATCAAATGTGTGACAGTTGGAGATGGAGCTGTTGGAAAGACTTGTATGCTAATTTCATACACTAGTAATACCTTTCCTACG GATTATGTTCCAACGGTGTTCGATAATTTCAGTGCAAATGTGGTGGTGGATGGCAGCACCGTTAACCTTGGCCTATGGGATACTGCAG GACAAGAAGACTATAACAGGCTAAGGCCACTAAGTTACAGAGGGGCTGATGTCTTTTTGCTTGCTTTTTCTCTAATAAGCAAGGCAAGCTACGAGAACATTTACAAAAAG TGGATACCTGAGTTAAGGCACTATGCTCCTACTATACCAATTGTTCTCGTGGGAACTAAACTTG ACCTTAGGGAAGATAAGCAATATTTAAGTGATCATCCAGGGGCAACTCCTATAGCAACCTCCCAG GGAGAGGAGTTGAAAAAGATGATAGGAGCAGTTGCCTACACTGAATGCAGCTCTAAGACACAGCAG AACGTGAAAACTGTCTTTGATACTGCAATAAAGGTAGCCTTGCGACCCCCTAAGATGAAGAAAAGACCGCAAAAGCGAAGGACATTATGCGCCATTCTTTGA